From the genome of Phreatobacter cathodiphilus, one region includes:
- a CDS encoding carboxylate-amine ligase has protein sequence MSDTRRFGIEEEFFVVDAETKAVMRRMPQGFFEAAKARLGDRVGSEMLQSQIELTSSVHATASAARNELQAMRGMLGEVAAQHGLAVLASGTHPTAMWATQRASDAPRYDSVMHDLQMLGQRNIVCGLHVHAEFDDLSRRIDVMGRLMPTIPLLIALSTSSPFWQSRATGLMGYRLAAYDELPRTGLPEMFKTQAEYDDYVALLVEARVIEDSSYVWWAVRPSRRFPTLELRAPDSCTSLDDSLAIAALYRSMVRYLLRHPDFRSDLSPLSRAVAQENKWRAQRYGIHGSFVDEERRTTVSIADLVQETVTLLEEDADALGCSDDLARCLDICVRGTSADGQLTVWKSALGLAETPHDALRAVKTWIAAQTLQ, from the coding sequence ATGTCGGACACCCGCCGATTTGGCATCGAGGAAGAATTTTTCGTGGTCGATGCCGAGACCAAGGCCGTGATGCGTCGCATGCCGCAGGGCTTCTTCGAGGCCGCCAAGGCCCGCCTCGGCGACAGGGTGGGCAGCGAGATGCTGCAGTCGCAGATCGAGCTGACGAGCTCCGTCCACGCCACGGCCTCCGCCGCGCGCAACGAGCTGCAGGCCATGCGCGGCATGCTCGGCGAGGTGGCGGCGCAGCACGGCCTCGCCGTCCTCGCCTCCGGCACCCATCCGACCGCCATGTGGGCGACGCAGCGGGCCAGCGACGCCCCGCGCTACGACAGCGTCATGCACGACCTGCAGATGCTCGGCCAGCGCAACATCGTCTGCGGCCTGCACGTGCATGCCGAGTTCGACGACCTGTCGCGCCGCATCGACGTGATGGGCCGGCTGATGCCGACCATCCCGCTGCTCATCGCCCTGTCGACCTCCTCGCCGTTCTGGCAGTCGCGGGCGACGGGGCTGATGGGGTACCGCCTGGCCGCCTATGACGAGCTGCCGCGCACCGGCCTGCCGGAGATGTTCAAGACCCAGGCCGAGTACGACGACTATGTCGCTCTGCTGGTCGAGGCACGGGTGATCGAGGATTCGAGCTACGTCTGGTGGGCGGTGAGGCCCTCCCGCCGGTTCCCGACGCTGGAGCTCAGGGCGCCCGATTCCTGCACGAGCCTCGACGATTCGCTGGCCATCGCCGCGCTCTACCGCTCGATGGTGCGCTACCTCCTCCGCCACCCGGATTTCCGCTCGGACCTTTCGCCGTTGTCGCGGGCTGTGGCGCAGGAGAACAAGTGGCGGGCGCAGCGCTACGGCATCCACGGCTCCTTCGTCGACGAGGAGCGGCGCACCACCGTCTCCATCGCCGATCTGGTGCAGGAGACGGTGACGCTGCTGGAGGAGGATGCCGACGCGCTCGGCTGCTCGGACGACCTCGCCCGCTGCCTCGACATCTGCGTCCGCGGCACCAGCGCCGACGGCCAGCTCACCGTGTGGAAGTCGGCTCTCGGCCTCGCCGAGACGCCGCATGACGCACTGCGCGCGGTGAAGACCTGGATCGCGGCGCAGACGCTGCAGTAG
- the ubiA gene encoding 4-hydroxybenzoate octaprenyltransferase has product MTAADGRVADAVRGSWVDTHAPLAWRPYLRLARADRPIGSWLLLLPCWWSAAFAALAAGQPLPNLWHMALFAVGAVAMRGAGCTYNDLVDRDIDAMVERTRSRPLPSGQVTSRQAKIFLLAQIGLGALVLLALWQPFAWAVGIASLAVVVIYPFMKRITSWPQSVLGLAFSWGALMGWAAAFGRLDAPALLLYAGSILWVIGYDTIYAHQDREDDAIVGVRSTALLFGERTPLYLSLFYAAAVALFAAALWSLAAPPLAYAGLAAFAVHLAWQVRSLDIADPDLCLRLFKSNRDAGLIFLAGLMAAALLAALS; this is encoded by the coding sequence ATGACCGCCGCGGACGGACGCGTCGCCGACGCCGTTCGGGGCTCCTGGGTCGACACCCACGCGCCCCTCGCCTGGCGGCCCTATCTCCGGCTCGCCCGCGCCGACCGGCCCATTGGCTCCTGGCTCCTGCTCCTGCCGTGCTGGTGGTCGGCGGCCTTCGCCGCGCTGGCGGCCGGCCAGCCCCTGCCGAACCTCTGGCACATGGCGCTGTTCGCCGTCGGCGCCGTGGCGATGCGCGGAGCGGGCTGCACCTATAACGATCTCGTCGACCGCGACATCGACGCCATGGTGGAACGCACCCGGTCGCGGCCGCTGCCTTCGGGACAGGTGACCAGCCGGCAGGCCAAGATCTTCCTCCTCGCCCAGATCGGCCTCGGCGCCCTCGTCCTGCTGGCGCTCTGGCAGCCCTTCGCCTGGGCGGTCGGCATCGCCTCGCTGGCGGTGGTGGTGATCTATCCCTTCATGAAGCGCATCACCTCCTGGCCGCAATCGGTGCTCGGCCTCGCCTTCTCCTGGGGCGCGCTGATGGGCTGGGCGGCGGCCTTCGGCCGGCTCGATGCACCGGCGCTGCTGCTCTATGCGGGCTCCATTCTGTGGGTCATCGGCTACGACACCATCTATGCCCACCAGGACCGCGAGGACGACGCCATCGTCGGCGTCCGCTCGACCGCGCTGCTCTTCGGCGAGAGGACACCGCTCTACCTGTCGCTGTTCTATGCGGCGGCGGTCGCGCTCTTCGCGGCGGCGCTGTGGAGCCTCGCGGCCCCGCCGCTCGCCTATGCGGGCCTCGCCGCCTTCGCCGTGCACCTCGCCTGGCAGGTGCGCAGCCTCGACATCGCCGACCCGGACCTCTGTCTCCGGCTGTTCAAGTCCAACCGCGATGCCGGGCTCATCTTCCTCGCCGGGCTGATGGCCGCCGCGCTGCTCGCCGCCCTCAGCTGA
- a CDS encoding 16S rRNA (uracil(1498)-N(3))-methyltransferase, producing MAAYDFKAIRLFVAAPLAEGAIIACGADQANYLLNVMRLDDGARIAVFDGASGEWAARLRRSGKRSLSLAVEERLRPQPEAGDLRLLFAPLKHARLDYMVQKAVEMGVSRLVPVITRRTQASRVNSERMRANAVEAAEQCGILAVAGCDDAQPLTTALAALPDDVLLVFCDESAAIANPVEALRAAGPAEGGLAVLIGPEGGFSEEERVLIARRPRTLALSLGPRILRADTAAVAALAVVQASLGDWR from the coding sequence ATGGCGGCGTATGATTTCAAGGCGATACGGCTGTTCGTGGCCGCTCCTCTCGCGGAAGGGGCGATCATCGCCTGCGGGGCCGATCAGGCCAATTATCTGCTCAACGTCATGCGGCTCGACGACGGCGCGCGCATCGCGGTCTTCGACGGGGCGAGCGGCGAATGGGCGGCGCGCCTGAGGCGCAGCGGCAAGAGGTCGCTTTCCCTCGCAGTGGAAGAGCGCCTGCGGCCGCAGCCGGAGGCCGGCGACCTGCGGCTGCTCTTCGCGCCGCTCAAACATGCCCGGCTCGACTACATGGTGCAGAAGGCGGTGGAGATGGGCGTGTCGCGCCTCGTTCCCGTCATCACCCGCCGCACCCAGGCGAGCCGCGTGAACAGCGAGCGGATGCGCGCGAACGCCGTCGAGGCGGCGGAACAATGCGGCATTCTGGCGGTTGCCGGATGCGATGACGCCCAACCGCTTACCACCGCACTGGCCGCCCTGCCCGACGACGTGCTCCTCGTCTTTTGCGACGAGAGCGCGGCGATCGCCAATCCCGTGGAAGCCCTGCGTGCCGCCGGTCCCGCCGAGGGCGGGCTCGCCGTGCTCATCGGCCCCGAGGGTGGTTTCTCCGAGGAAGAGCGGGTCCTCATCGCCAGGCGCCCGCGAACCCTCGCCCTGTCGCTCGGCCCGCGGATCCTCAGGGCCGACACGGCGGCGGTCGCCGCCCTCGCGGTGGTGCAGGCCAGCCTCGGCGACTGGCGCTGA
- a CDS encoding MaoC family dehydratase, producing MPIRSIRSLAYEDLTVGLSELVMKTVTDQDIVGFADISGDQNPIHLCDVYASKTRFGQRIAHGLYTASLISAVIGTRLPGPGAVYLSQTLNFRAPVKIGDVVRVHVEVAELMPERQRARLACECAADAAVVLEGEAWVRVPSRTELEAAA from the coding sequence ATGCCGATCCGTTCCATCCGGTCGCTCGCTTACGAGGATCTGACTGTCGGCCTGTCAGAACTGGTGATGAAGACCGTCACCGACCAGGATATCGTCGGTTTCGCCGACATTTCCGGCGACCAGAACCCCATTCACCTCTGCGACGTCTATGCCTCGAAGACCCGCTTCGGCCAGCGTATCGCCCACGGGCTCTATACCGCGAGCCTCATCTCGGCGGTGATCGGGACGCGCCTGCCCGGACCGGGTGCCGTCTATCTCTCCCAGACGCTCAACTTCAGGGCGCCGGTGAAGATCGGCGACGTGGTCCGCGTCCATGTCGAGGTGGCGGAGCTGATGCCGGAGCGCCAGAGGGCGCGGCTCGCCTGCGAATGTGCCGCGGACGCGGCGGTGGTGCTGGAGGGCGAGGCCTGGGTGCGTGTTCCCTCCCGCACCGAACTCGAGGCTGCGGCCTGA
- a CDS encoding bifunctional riboflavin kinase/FAD synthetase, producing the protein MPLILPPPRPAASFPVLARDAAVPDALRGAVVAIGNFDGVHRGHKHVVEAARRRAAEAGRPTIVMTFEPHPRAYFQPDVPLFRLSDPAAKARLLAGLGIDALAVLPFDRTLAETPADAFETELLVDWLGAADVVVGRDFHYGARRRGSAETLQQAGRSKGFGVSQVKALDSGGATISSSAIRDALAAGDVATANDQLGHAWFVTATVIHGEKRGRELGYPTANLKLDPACGLRHGIYAVKVGLDGRWLDGVASFGRRPTFDNGAPLLEVHVFDFAESLYGRDLDIVFAGFIRPEAKFETLDALIVQMDQDSRDARAILDGA; encoded by the coding sequence ATGCCCCTGATCCTGCCGCCGCCACGGCCGGCCGCTTCCTTCCCGGTCCTGGCCCGCGACGCGGCGGTGCCTGACGCGCTGCGCGGCGCGGTGGTGGCGATCGGCAATTTCGACGGCGTCCACCGGGGCCACAAACATGTGGTGGAGGCGGCGCGCCGGCGTGCCGCGGAGGCCGGCCGGCCGACCATCGTCATGACCTTCGAGCCGCATCCGCGCGCCTATTTCCAGCCCGACGTGCCGCTGTTCCGCCTGAGCGACCCGGCCGCCAAGGCACGGCTGCTGGCCGGACTCGGGATCGACGCGCTCGCCGTGCTGCCCTTCGACCGCACCCTCGCCGAAACCCCGGCCGACGCCTTCGAAACCGAGCTCCTGGTCGACTGGCTGGGGGCGGCGGACGTGGTCGTGGGCCGCGACTTCCACTACGGTGCGCGGCGCCGCGGCAGTGCCGAGACCCTGCAGCAGGCGGGGCGCTCCAAGGGCTTCGGCGTCAGCCAGGTGAAGGCCCTCGACAGCGGCGGCGCCACCATCTCCTCCTCCGCCATCCGCGACGCCCTCGCCGCCGGCGACGTCGCGACCGCCAACGACCAGCTCGGCCACGCCTGGTTCGTCACCGCCACCGTCATCCACGGCGAAAAGCGCGGGCGCGAGCTCGGCTATCCCACCGCCAACCTGAAGCTCGATCCGGCTTGCGGGCTCCGGCACGGCATCTATGCCGTGAAGGTCGGCCTCGACGGCCGCTGGCTCGACGGCGTGGCGAGCTTTGGCCGCCGCCCGACCTTCGACAACGGCGCACCGCTGCTCGAGGTCCATGTCTTCGACTTCGCCGAGAGCCTCTATGGCCGCGACCTCGACATCGTCTTCGCCGGCTTCATCCGGCCGGAAGCCAAGTTCGAGACGCTGGATGCGTTGATCGTGCAGATGGACCAGGACAGCCGCGACGCCCGCGCCATCCTCGACGGTGCCTGA
- the xseA gene encoding exodeoxyribonuclease VII large subunit — protein MTDVVPSNTPEISVSDLSAAIKRTVEDAFGYVRLRGEVSGFKGPSASGHCYFRLKDEGAAIEAVIWKGTYGRLKFKPQEGLEVVATGRVTTFPGSSKYQVVIESLEPAGVGALMALLEERRKTLAAEGLFDAARKRPLPYLPAVIGVVTSPTGAVIRDILHRLEDRFPRTVLVWPVRVQGEGSAAEVAAAIRGFNAIGPDDDLPRPDVIIVARGGGSLEDLWGFNEEIVVRAAAGSAIPLISAVGHETDTTLIDFAADRRAPTPTAAAEMAVPVRADLVAETQGLGRRLGLAVARRMDGRRTELRAAARALPDAERLLATARQRLDAAGERLPNALAANAGAHRTRLVRAAGRLSPALLAGRIERSRDRVATLSDRAMAALERRTELRRQGFVTLSDRLSRSLGVYARTQSDRLGRARDRLHSLHARAPRAIALVLRRGSERLDGAAKLLAALSYQGVLARGFALVRDAEGRPLRSAAAVTPGMALAIEFADGRVGATAGGDAPPPAPKPARAAEPKARKGGEGQGSLF, from the coding sequence ATGACCGACGTCGTCCCGTCCAACACGCCCGAGATTTCTGTCTCGGACCTCTCCGCCGCCATCAAGCGGACGGTGGAGGACGCCTTCGGCTATGTGCGGCTGCGCGGCGAGGTCTCGGGCTTCAAGGGCCCGAGCGCTTCGGGACATTGCTATTTCCGCCTGAAGGACGAGGGCGCCGCCATCGAGGCGGTCATCTGGAAGGGCACCTACGGGCGGCTGAAGTTCAAGCCGCAGGAGGGGCTGGAGGTCGTCGCCACCGGCCGCGTCACCACCTTCCCCGGCTCGTCCAAGTACCAGGTCGTCATCGAGAGCCTGGAACCGGCCGGCGTCGGCGCGCTCATGGCCCTCCTGGAGGAGCGCCGTAAGACGCTCGCCGCCGAGGGCCTGTTCGACGCTGCCCGCAAGCGGCCCTTGCCCTATCTGCCGGCGGTGATCGGCGTCGTCACCTCGCCGACCGGCGCCGTCATCCGCGACATCCTGCACCGGCTCGAGGACCGCTTCCCGCGCACCGTGCTCGTCTGGCCGGTGCGCGTGCAGGGGGAGGGCAGCGCGGCGGAAGTCGCCGCCGCCATTCGCGGCTTCAACGCCATCGGCCCCGACGACGACCTGCCGCGGCCCGACGTCATCATCGTCGCCCGCGGCGGCGGTTCGCTGGAAGACCTCTGGGGCTTCAACGAGGAGATCGTCGTCCGCGCCGCGGCCGGGAGCGCCATTCCGTTGATCTCCGCCGTCGGCCACGAAACCGACACCACGCTCATCGACTTCGCCGCCGACCGCCGCGCACCGACCCCGACCGCCGCCGCCGAGATGGCGGTGCCGGTGCGGGCCGACCTCGTCGCGGAGACGCAGGGCCTCGGGCGCCGCCTCGGTCTCGCCGTCGCCCGCCGCATGGACGGCCGGCGCACCGAACTCAGGGCGGCCGCCCGCGCCCTGCCCGATGCCGAGCGGCTTCTCGCCACCGCCCGCCAGCGCCTCGACGCCGCCGGTGAGCGTCTGCCCAATGCGCTCGCCGCCAATGCTGGCGCTCACCGCACGCGCCTCGTGCGCGCGGCGGGGCGGCTGTCGCCGGCGCTTCTGGCAGGGCGGATCGAACGCAGCCGGGACCGGGTCGCGACGCTGTCGGATCGCGCCATGGCGGCGCTGGAGCGGCGCACCGAGCTGCGCCGCCAGGGCTTCGTCACCCTGTCGGACCGTCTCTCCCGTTCGCTCGGTGTCTATGCGAGGACCCAGTCCGACCGCCTCGGGCGCGCCCGCGACCGTCTTCACTCGCTCCACGCCCGCGCGCCGCGCGCCATCGCCCTCGTCCTCCGCCGCGGCAGCGAGCGGTTGGACGGCGCGGCGAAGCTCCTCGCCGCGCTGTCCTACCAGGGCGTTCTCGCCCGCGGCTTCGCGCTGGTGCGGGATGCGGAAGGCCGGCCGCTGCGCTCCGCGGCAGCCGTCACGCCCGGCATGGCGCTCGCCATCGAATTCGCCGACGGCCGCGTCGGGGCCACGGCCGGGGGCGACGCGCCGCCGCCTGCGCCGAAGCCCGCAAGGGCTGCCGAGCCCAAGGCCCGCAAGGGCGGGGAAGGGCAGGGCAGCCTGTTCTGA
- a CDS encoding methyl-accepting chemotaxis protein has product MSARIPTLKIGGKSVGFVIFLLVITAAVTIAAGWWLIQTRNQTTALQDAQTNLRTLAVLFSASHADSRFTVAEERVTDMRAGSMPAFTDHGIVDRTVQAVGGVATIFVTDDQGVFIRRTTNVKKENGDRAVGTALAPDHPAQAPLKAGRPYYGPATLFGRSFYTAYHPVLDGAGKVIGVLFIGIPTAALHTEARQTLMGMVAALLVIVVVLGGLAAVVVRRAVKPLVAATASLERVAAGDLDTPIAAPTRSDEIGDLTRALAVLRDNARRAKTAEAERLAEAETRADRGRRLEAAIVNYEKAMAARIADADAAVGGLDASASALTTTSAAMAGKVDNASKATDRATANMNAVASAAHQLAASIIEIGRQVSASSEVAGRAVQEAGETGARVAELDGAARKIGEVISLINAVAEQTNLLALNATIEAARAGEAGKGFAVVAAEVKQLAGQTAKATDEIASQVGRMQAATNATVQAIGVITETIGSMDHITTAIAAAVDQQQASTSEISRAIAEANSQADLARRSILDVSGAAEGAGRSASEVTQASRRLAGCSASIDEALKTFVAEVRAA; this is encoded by the coding sequence ATGTCTGCCCGGATTCCCACCCTGAAGATCGGCGGAAAGTCCGTCGGCTTCGTCATTTTCCTCCTCGTCATCACCGCCGCCGTGACGATCGCCGCCGGCTGGTGGCTGATCCAGACCCGCAACCAGACGACGGCGCTGCAGGACGCGCAGACCAACCTGCGCACACTGGCGGTGCTCTTTTCTGCGAGCCATGCCGACAGTCGCTTCACCGTCGCCGAGGAGCGCGTCACCGACATGCGCGCCGGCTCCATGCCGGCCTTCACCGACCACGGCATCGTCGACCGGACGGTGCAGGCGGTGGGCGGTGTCGCCACCATCTTCGTCACCGACGACCAGGGCGTCTTCATCCGCCGCACCACCAACGTGAAGAAGGAGAACGGCGACCGCGCCGTCGGCACCGCGCTCGCTCCCGACCACCCGGCGCAGGCGCCGCTGAAGGCCGGCCGTCCCTATTACGGACCGGCGACGCTGTTCGGCCGCTCGTTCTACACCGCCTACCATCCCGTCCTGGACGGCGCCGGCAAGGTGATCGGCGTGCTGTTCATCGGCATTCCCACCGCCGCGCTGCATACCGAGGCGCGCCAGACGCTGATGGGCATGGTGGCTGCGCTGCTTGTCATCGTCGTCGTCCTCGGCGGGCTCGCGGCCGTCGTCGTCCGCCGCGCGGTCAAGCCGCTGGTGGCCGCCACCGCCTCGCTCGAGCGGGTGGCCGCCGGCGACCTCGACACGCCCATCGCCGCTCCGACGCGCAGCGACGAGATCGGTGACCTGACGCGGGCCCTGGCCGTGCTGCGCGACAACGCCCGCCGGGCCAAGACCGCGGAGGCGGAGCGTCTGGCCGAAGCCGAGACGCGCGCCGACCGCGGCCGGAGGCTGGAGGCCGCCATCGTCAACTACGAGAAGGCGATGGCCGCCCGGATCGCCGATGCGGACGCCGCCGTCGGCGGGCTCGACGCCAGCGCCTCGGCCCTGACCACCACGTCTGCCGCCATGGCCGGCAAGGTGGACAACGCCTCGAAGGCCACCGACCGGGCCACCGCCAACATGAATGCGGTGGCGAGCGCGGCGCATCAGCTCGCCGCCTCCATCATCGAGATCGGCCGCCAGGTGTCGGCCTCCTCGGAGGTGGCCGGGCGGGCCGTGCAGGAAGCCGGCGAGACCGGCGCGCGGGTGGCGGAACTCGACGGCGCGGCGCGCAAGATCGGCGAGGTCATCAGCCTCATCAACGCGGTCGCCGAACAGACCAACCTGCTCGCCCTCAACGCCACCATCGAGGCCGCCCGCGCCGGCGAGGCCGGAAAAGGGTTCGCCGTGGTGGCCGCCGAGGTGAAGCAGCTCGCCGGCCAGACCGCCAAGGCCACCGACGAGATCGCCTCCCAGGTCGGCCGCATGCAGGCGGCCACCAACGCCACGGTCCAGGCCATCGGCGTCATCACCGAGACGATCGGCTCGATGGACCACATCACCACGGCGATCGCCGCGGCCGTCGACCAGCAGCAGGCCTCGACGTCGGAGATCTCGCGGGCCATCGCGGAGGCCAACAGCCAGGCGGACCTCGCCCGCCGCTCCATCCTCGACGTCAGCGGTGCGGCCGAGGGCGCCGGCCGTTCCGCCTCCGAGGTGACCCAGGCGAGCCGTCGCCTCGCCGGCTGCTCGGCCAGCATCGACGAAGCCCTCAAGACCTTCGTCGCCGAGGTGCGCGCCGCCTGA
- a CDS encoding FMN-binding negative transcriptional regulator: MYVPPLFRMGEEAEVMAFCRAHPFALLVTHGRDGLFATHLPVILKEVEGTGPAFFGHVAKANPHWRNTDEGAEALLVFTGPQAYVTPSWYATKKETAKVVPTWNYASVHVRGRVSWPTEEAFLRQNLADLTDRHESGRDHPWALSDAPDDFVAMQMRAIVGMQFAVSSFDAKLKMSQNRPAADVEGVVAGLSASGDPADAAVAELVESLRGGKVS; this comes from the coding sequence ATGTATGTGCCGCCCCTGTTCCGGATGGGCGAGGAGGCCGAGGTGATGGCCTTCTGCCGGGCGCACCCCTTCGCGCTGCTGGTGACCCATGGCCGCGACGGTCTCTTCGCCACCCACCTTCCGGTGATCCTGAAGGAGGTCGAGGGGACCGGCCCCGCCTTCTTCGGCCATGTCGCCAAGGCCAATCCGCACTGGCGGAACACCGATGAGGGGGCCGAGGCGCTGCTCGTCTTCACCGGTCCGCAGGCCTATGTGACCCCCTCCTGGTACGCGACCAAGAAGGAGACGGCCAAGGTCGTGCCGACCTGGAACTATGCCAGCGTCCACGTGCGCGGGCGGGTGTCCTGGCCGACGGAGGAAGCCTTCCTGCGGCAGAACCTCGCCGACCTCACCGACCGGCACGAGAGCGGTCGCGACCATCCCTGGGCGTTGAGCGACGCGCCGGACGATTTCGTCGCCATGCAGATGCGGGCGATCGTCGGCATGCAGTTCGCGGTCTCGTCCTTCGACGCCAAGCTGAAGATGAGCCAGAACCGCCCGGCGGCGGATGTGGAGGGTGTCGTCGCCGGTCTGTCCGCCTCCGGCGATCCGGCCGACGCGGCGGTGGCGGAGCTGGTGGAGTCCCTGCGCGGGGGCAAGGTCAGCTGA
- the purD gene encoding phosphoribosylamine--glycine ligase: MNVLLIGGGGREHALAWALSASPLLTTLHCAPGNPGIAEVATLAAIDVTDHAAVVAYCRTHAVTFVVVGPEAPLVAGIADDLAAAGIKVFGPSKAAAQLEGSKGFTKDLCREFGIPTAAYERFTEARPAKDYVKRMGAPIVIKADGLAAGKGVVVAMTLDEALAAVDMMFEGGMGAAGAAVVVEEFMTGEEASFFALCDGETALALATAQDHKRVGDGDTGPNTGGMGAYSPAPVMTPAMVERTMAAIIRPTLAAMKAKGHPFKGVLFAGLMITTEGPKLIEYNCRFGDPECEVLMVRLKDDLLTLLLASADGQLKTMSARWYDEAALTVVMAARGYPGTPEKGSLIRGIERARDLPGVEVFHAGTAVKDGEIVATGGRVLAVTATGRTVTEAQEKAYRAVDLIDWPGGFCRRDIGWQAVAREQAPHLRD, encoded by the coding sequence ATGAACGTGCTTCTGATCGGCGGCGGCGGCCGCGAACATGCCCTCGCCTGGGCCCTGTCGGCGAGCCCGCTGCTCACGACCCTCCACTGCGCGCCGGGCAATCCGGGCATCGCCGAGGTCGCGACCCTCGCGGCGATCGACGTCACCGACCACGCCGCCGTCGTCGCCTATTGCCGCACCCACGCCGTCACCTTCGTGGTGGTCGGACCCGAGGCGCCGCTGGTGGCCGGCATCGCCGACGACCTCGCCGCAGCCGGCATCAAGGTCTTCGGCCCGTCCAAGGCGGCGGCGCAGCTCGAAGGCTCCAAGGGCTTCACCAAGGATCTTTGCCGGGAGTTCGGCATTCCCACCGCAGCCTACGAGCGCTTCACCGAGGCCCGGCCGGCCAAGGACTACGTGAAGCGCATGGGCGCGCCGATCGTGATCAAGGCCGACGGCCTCGCCGCCGGCAAGGGCGTGGTCGTCGCCATGACGCTGGACGAGGCGCTGGCGGCGGTCGACATGATGTTCGAGGGCGGCATGGGCGCGGCCGGCGCCGCCGTCGTCGTCGAGGAGTTCATGACCGGCGAGGAGGCCTCCTTCTTCGCGCTCTGCGACGGCGAGACGGCGCTGGCGCTCGCCACCGCCCAGGACCACAAGCGGGTGGGCGACGGCGACACCGGCCCGAATACCGGCGGCATGGGCGCCTATTCGCCGGCCCCGGTGATGACCCCCGCCATGGTCGAGCGGACCATGGCCGCGATCATCCGCCCGACGCTGGCGGCGATGAAGGCCAAGGGCCATCCGTTCAAGGGCGTGCTCTTCGCGGGACTGATGATCACGACCGAAGGGCCCAAGCTTATCGAATACAACTGCCGCTTCGGCGACCCCGAATGCGAGGTGCTGATGGTGCGGCTGAAGGACGATCTCCTGACGCTGCTGCTGGCCTCCGCCGACGGCCAGCTCAAGACCATGAGCGCGCGCTGGTACGACGAGGCGGCGCTGACCGTGGTGATGGCCGCCAGGGGCTATCCCGGCACGCCGGAGAAGGGCAGCCTCATCCGGGGCATCGAGCGGGCGCGCGACCTGCCCGGAGTCGAGGTGTTCCATGCGGGGACGGCGGTGAAGGACGGCGAGATCGTCGCCACCGGCGGCCGCGTCCTCGCGGTCACCGCCACGGGGCGGACGGTGACGGAAGCGCAGGAAAAGGCTTACCGGGCGGTGGACCTCATCGACTGGCCGGGCGGCTTCTGCCGCCGCGACATCGGCTGGCAAGCGGTGGCGCGGGAACAGGCCCCCCACCTGCGGGATTGA